Within the Fusarium keratoplasticum isolate Fu6.1 chromosome 1, whole genome shotgun sequence genome, the region GTTGGCGAGCATCAAAAGCGCGAATGCGGATAGTCTCCGGTGGACGTCCCATGCTAGGGTCAGAGATCCGTCCGTACCAGGAGCCTGGCGAACTGGCTAGACTAGCACTAAGCGCCGGGGCCCAAAATCCGTAATGAAACAGCTTATTGCATCGGGGCGTACCCAGCTAGGCTGTGTAGGCGATATCGACTGATATGATAGCAGATATCAATCGAGAGGGGCAACTGGTCTCATATGTTTCCACCAGGCTGAAGCCGCCTTGGAGCAACAGTCCATATCCCACGGACTGGGCGATTGGGGGCGCCTTACGGTTGCCCATTTGGAGACCTTGCTTGGGCGTCAATGCCCAAGagcccatccatctccccaTCCGTTCTTCACAAGCTGGGCAACCCACACTCTGTCGGTTGGGATGGGACATGCACCGGCGCGGCGGAACCAGGTGCTTTGTGCGGAGAATGACACATTCTCCGCACGATCAAGGACGGAGATGCCAGAAGGAGAATTACCACAAGAGGTAGAAGGATCATCTGCACCCCGCGATGGCAACCCTCTCCGTCCCTTGATCGTGAGATTGGGGAATGTAGCTCAGCGAAAAGAGCCGGTCCAGGGTACGATGTCCGGTGGGGAGACGCGGGGTTGGTTATGACCTGTTCCATCTGTAGGCCGAGGCGGAACAGTCATCGCGGAGCCGTTGTCATATGTCCCACGTGGTGGCTAATATCAAAATCGAGTTCCGAGGCAAGGCTGATGACATTGTCGTCATGATGTGCTTTCTGATGTAACTCTTGGTTGGGAATTGTCATGACATTAACCTGCTGTCACCTACCATtagaggatgacgatgcaTTCAGGTGGCTCGGTCTTTGTGTTCGTCCCTGGTACTACGCCAGTAATGTATATACAAGTTCCAAGAAGCAAGCAGGCCATCGTTTGTCAGAAACTCATGATGCATCTGAACAATACGTGGATGTTGAAAGTTGAAAGCTCGAATATCCATTGTCCTTCCGGGTAAGCGTGTGTGCCTGTGTGGCTTGAACGCACAAGTCAAGCCACTCATGCAGGGTCTTCGCCACACCAAGGCCCACACGACAGAACTCATCCTCACAGACAACCGGGATACAAGACATCAAGAAACCATCGAGAGCCAGAGTCAAAAGCGACTAGGGCATGCTGGCAAAGGAATCTCACTAACTGTAGGAAGTGCTCGAAGGGTGAGGAACTGGGTGTCAATTCTTTGCTGAAGCTGCTCGCGGTCGCAAAAAGGCTCTGTTTGTAGCAGGCCTTTTCAAGATTCTGCCTGCGCAGTGAAAGGTGAATTCTTACATGAGAAGTTGAGGTAGGTGACTGGCAAGTTTGCCTCTGAACCGAAGAAAACCGGCAGAAGAATATCTGCCAGCTTATCGATAAAGCGAGGCATTAGTCGTTGGTGGTTATTACAGATATTTCCCCAACAATATCTGCCAGTTGCCGCCACTGTCAAGGTCAACTTGCCCACGATATCAACCCAAGCATCCATATCGGAACCAAACGACAACCCCGCACCAGCATCACTGGGATCGTCAAAGACTCACTATTACCTGGATCTAAACAAACCGAACCGGCCCCCTCGACTCTGCTCCTGCAAACCAAGACTGTCCCTGAAAGGCGCGGTGAAAGAGTGAGTGCAACCCATGAATGATCTTGCAATAAACGCAGTTACTGACTTTCCGACAAGCAAAGAATAAAGAGGGTGCTTCCAAAGGACCCAAGCGGAGGTGAGATATTGTGACGCGCACCTGCTTTCCAGCTCAAGAGCGCACCTTCTCTCGTTCGACAAGTCAACTAGCCAGAAGTCGTGGCCAGAACCACCATTTCTAAGCACGCCCGGCTCTCCCCAAACACAAACCTTACAATCTGCTTTTGCTCGAGGAATGATTCTTCATCCAAGGATTCTACCGCTCTCTTCGCCAGCATCTTCGCACCAGCTGCGCTAGCTGCTTCGCTGCACTCACTCGCCCCTCAAGGTGCTTCACAACATCAAAACGTAGCCATCGCACACGTAAGTTTAGAATGTGACCAGAGCCATCATTGTCGTTGACCGATCCTAGAACATAGCCTGCCTGCCCCAGAGCCGCCTTCTACCCTCACAGAAAATGACCACCCCTGATCCAGCTGTCGAGGCGCCAGCCGCCGAGGTCTCGCCTGCCCAAGAGGGAGTCGAGACATCCCAGCCCACCAAGCCCGAGATTCGTGGGCCTTCTGAGATTGTTCCGAATGTTTTGATCGACGATCTCAGGGAAAGCCACACCAACCGCGGCGTTTTGATCCCCCTCAAAACAACTCAGGAAGTCCGACAAGACCACACCATCACTCATGCCTTCATTACACGAGCGCCAACCAAGCAGGCCAACGAGGTCATCACGTTCGTCCACCCTGACGTCCAACTGCACCACCATGCGGCGGCTCAAGATGACGGTTGCTGACAATTCCCAGGGCTTTGCGTAACATGCGACCTGATGATAGCGCTAACCCCCTACCTCATCTTCGCAGATGCGCCAAACCTGCAGACCTTCCCGCCCATCTCAAGACACAGTTCATGAACGACACCTCAGTCGGTCGTCAGATCCACACGGCCAAGTCAACATGGATATATATCATTGTCGGAGAGGTCAAGGACTTCACCCGAGAGGAGCTTTCTACCGTGCTATCTCCCATCGAAGGCATGGAGCAAGACCTCTTTATCGCAAAGATCCCTATCCCACTCCTCGCACCCACATCTCAGGTCCAGGCCGCCATGTGGTCTTCCCAGTTTTGGCCTACGGTCTACCGAAAGAACAATCCCCTTGGCCCGCACCCTAGCATGGTGGCCCGTGGAACCGAGGAGATCAAAGAAGATGCCTCTGTTTGGATGGCGCTGGCACACCGCGTCGCTCTACAGGCCAAGGAATCTGGAATCGGCGAAGCGATGGGTGCTGTGATCGTCCAGAGAGATGCGGGCAAGGTTGAACTTGTTGGACTTGCTGGAGACGCTCGCCGACACCAGGAATGCGGCCTGCTAGACGGCACAAGCAACCCTATGACACACTGCGTCGTTCGTGCTATTAGCATGGTGGCTCAGAAGCTAGTCAGGCACGAAAGAAGGGCTGCTGGTCTGCCCGTACAGACGCCCAATCTCGAATACGACGCCTTTCAGGACGGCCCGCTCCTCGAGATAGAGAAACAATGCTTCGAACAGGAGCATCCGAACAAGGACGGGTACCTTTGCCACGGGCTAGAGCTCTATGTCACGCACGAGCCCTGTATTTCATGCTCAATGGGCATTCTTCATTCTCGCATGGGCAAGGTCGTGTTTGCCACGCACATGCCTCGCAGCGGAGGACTGAGCTCAGATGATCGTCCGGATGGAGGTGGACGAGGACTGGGGCTCTTCTGGAGACGAGAGCTCAACTGGAGCTTGATGGCGTGGGAATGGGAACGTGACGGCGTTCCTGACCTGCCCTCTGTTGAACCCATCACTCATGTTTAGGATTACCACCTCCTCGGTCGATATGAGACTCGTCAGCTCCGTGGATTCAGGCACGATGCTGGACCAGTCACGAAACGAAAGAAGACGGAGCTCCCGAAGAGCATTGATAGAGTATTACGCATTACACGATGTTGGCCATGTACCATGGCTATGAAACTGGAGGGCATAATTACCCCCTGGTGGCTGGTGGGGTATGCTAGTTGGACCTGCCTGCAGCTGGTGCGTTGGCTGGAAAACAAACAAAGGATTTAGATAGTCCTTTATGTCCCAGGTGAGAAGTCGGATTACGGACGTTGGCGGCGGTATTGTAACTATGTATGGATTGGGAATGGGAATGAGCATGGCTGGGGGAGCCTTGGACGAGTTGGCCGCGGAATGCGGATGCGGAGAAGCACACTGGCAGATTTAATCAGATACGACGATGCATCAATTGACTTTTGCTTGCTGACTAGAGTGCCTCAGAAGAGACATTTACATGTGGTCTAtggaagaagacggcaaTGGGTGCGGTGCGGGTTGAGACGGAGGGATACATAGCCCGTGTTAGTTGGGCGAACCCTTGTTCTCTGGTAGGTGCCCCTCTTTCTTTGACGGGGATCGCAAGGCGCCAGTCGCTCGCTCGCTGTACTCTCTGCACTGCACCTCTTTCTTCCCGTCCGTCTTTCTTTCGCAACcccccccctccctctcgcTCTGCCTCTGCTTGCACCGCGCGGCTAGACGCACCACAAAGAAGCTCGTATCGGCGTGGGTCTTTCAGCTCAAGACAAGCAGAGGCGGCTCTTTGTTCTGGTTCTTTTTGGTCTGCCCTCTATCGATCACGGTGCTGTGGACAACCCGCCATGCACTTCCTTTGACTCTGTCAACGCCGCCTTCAGCCTCGTGCGACGACCCTTTACCGCGGCACCTCTTGCACCACACCCGCTGTTCCCGACCACGGCTTCACGAGTACCATCAAAGGAGCCCGGCGCTATTGCGACCGACATATAAACGCCTCATTGGCGCCGGCTGGGTCGCAGGAGCATGCAACAAAAAGAAGGCATATTGACCTGTCGATTTTCACCTTTCTCAACGCCCCCACTATCACAACCGCCGATCaacgcagcagcagcagcgacagcaTTAGCCACGCGGCTTTCCAGTACCAAGAACTTGTCGAGATGAATAAGAAGCGCAGTGCCCCCGGGGCCGCAGTTGCCTCTGCAGGCTCCTCGTCCAAGAAGCggaagatggatggtgtGCAAAAGTACTACGCAGTCAGAGCTGGGTTCAACCCCGGCGTCTACTTGACCTATCCCGAGTGCCAACAGCAGACATCGGGATTCAGAGGTGCAGTCTGTGAGTACATCTGGTAATATCAGAGTCAGAGGACCATCCCGCTAACCCTTCATGTGTCCCAGTCAAGTCGTTCGTTTCGAAGCAGGACGCCCTGGACTTTGTTGCCGGCAAGAAGGTTGCCTCCACGTCCAATGAACCCGACAAGTTCTACGCGGTCGCCGTGGGCAACCCTACGGGTATCTATACGGACTGGACCGAGGCCTCGGAAGCTATTAAGGGCATCAAGGGACCCAAGTATAAGCGGTTTGCGACACGGGCAGAGGCAGTTGGATATATCAAGCAGTTTGGCAACAAGGAAACCATTGATGCtctgggggaggagggaCGATCGCACCCGGAGCCAGAACCGGAGCCAGTATTCGAACTTCAACCCGAGGAGCCaccggccaagaagaccaagcGGGTCCCGGATGAGGTTCCTGGTTCGGGGCCTGTGGAGGATGTGCTCAAGATCTACACCGACGGCAGCAGTCGCGCCAACGGCAGAACCAGCGCTCGCGCCGGATTGGGCGTCTACTTCGGAGACCATGACAGGCGTAACCTCTCGGAGCGGCTCCCCGGCCTGCCCCAGACGAACCAACGAGCTGAACTGATGGCCATATTGCGAGCACTCCAGATTGCACCCCTGGAGCAGGCGGTCCAAATCTTGACCGACAGCCAATACTCGATCAACTGCGTGACGCAGTGGGCGCGGAGCTGGGAGGCCAAGGGCTGGAAGACAGCCAATGGTGCAGAAGTCAAGAACCAGGACATTATCCGGGAGGTCCTGGCCAGAAAGGCAGAGCGGGAAAGGGCTGGAGGCGCAACCTACTTTAAATGGGTCAAGGGGCACGCCAGCAGCCGAGGCAATATCGCGGCTGATCAGCTCGCCGTCGCTGGAGCCGATTTGAGTCCCGTCTGATGCCACAAGCTGCTCTCCAGGGTGGGAATGGATGGCTCGTGTATATGACAAGGGATtgaagggggaaaaaaaaaaaataagggGAGTCGGACATGTGTTGTATGGAGCATATCGATGTCACGGCCTTGCGTCTGTTTTTCAGAATCGAGGAGTCTAGCGGTTTACCTGTGGATATGGAGGCGCTATTACTCCATGCCGTCTTGTTATTttgcttgttcttgggaGTTTCTTTCGTCAAGATCGATCTCTGCTCTTGTTTGCTGACTTTGTTATCTTTCATGTCAAAATATCATGATACCTACCTACTACATGTGTTCTGCTGGTTGATTGGCTCCGTGGAAACAGAACTGAACTCGGGTAATTGCGTGATTGATGGTCTTTTAGCAAGTGCCGTTAACTACCTTGATGCTTTATCTTTGTAATATTTGAGCACAAGTGGTGAGTGTATGTTATGTCTCCATGAGGAGAACTGCGGAGATGATAGTGGTTCCGGAGGCGTCTAATGCACGATAGCACAGTAGCACAAGTTGGACAAGGGCGAGACCGTTGCAACTATCATATCTGATCGTCACTGGAGATTAACTAGGGGCTCATGAAACGGCACGACATGAGGCTACGGTGCTCCGGAACGAGGAGCCGGAGGCTGGTGACGCTTGGCCCGCGGGCGCGAGGCGTAGATCATGGATTGTGCTTTGACATTGACAGCGGATTAACGTGACAACGGGCGGCTAAGTGCAGTATCGAGATGGTCTTGGGGGGTCCATGACAAGCCCTGAGGGCATTTGGATTGGACTAGGATGAGAAATGCACAGTCATGGAGTGGGCAAGGTAACTTGTGTTAGCCTCTATCTATTCTGGGGCATCGAACGAGGTGGCTGACCCCGGCCGTGGGCTCGGGGAAGATGGGTAAGCTTCTCCTGGTGCCGTTCCGTCGAAGTTGAAGGGAAAAATAGACTTTGGGCTAGGTTTGACACGCAAAGTCTGGGCCAAGGGCTAGAATTGAGATATTTTCTTTCCCAGTTGCTGCTTTTGCCCTGAAGAGCAAGGTCGGAGACAATCAAGCAAAACGGTCAAGCACACGAAAATGTCCTCGGAAAGGTTCATgttcccccctcctcctcccgccgCGGGGGAACAAGTTCGAGCTAGAGGCGGCCCGAGTTTTGTCTAGATCGGGCCGTTGACAAGATCGGAGgcgagagggaaaaaaaaatacaGTAAGAAAGATAACGAACGAGCAAGTCGGTTTGAAACCCGAGACATTTCAAGGGACTTGGAGTAACTGTAAGGGTAAGGATATGGCATCATGAAGCTAATAGGCTGGGGTGATGTCAGAATGACTGCGAGGGAACGCCCCTTTGCTGCAGAACCGAGTCAATTGAGGAAAGTCTTGGTGAGGGTTTTCTTTGCTCGATCGAGGTTTCGCCGGGGGTGGACCGTTCATGGATGGAGGATTGACGAAactttggtggtggtggaggacgGCGAAGGAGGTCCGGTATCGAAGTTGACGTTGTTGTTAACTGTAGTTGTTAGTCAAGCCCAATGGATACGAATATGAGCCGGTATAATCGTGATCGAGGCGATAGAGATAGCCGACGTCGCATCCTCGCGTCCGGATCTGAGGCAATAGCAGAGTTGCATCGGACAGCTTTCTGGGCGGTGGCAACACCATGCTCTCACTCGTTCAACTCTCCTGGGCGTTGAGGCTGCGAAGACGCCCCGGGCTAGTGTCGTTCGGGAGGTTGGCGAGGTATGTGTGTAAGTGCGCCTCATGGGTAGGGATCATATCGCAATCTCTCGGATACGCAGAGAGCCCACGGAGATCTGCCGGGCGGGTTCCATTGTGGCTCACCGGTCAAGAGTGAGTTCCAAGGGACAAGTCGGTCTCTCGTCTCGTTTAAACGTCCATGATtcgatcttggcgatggcggtgTTGATTGTTGGTGCTTCACTATCTAGATGTGCTCAGCGATCTGGACCCAAAGGCTGAGACATTGGTAGCATGTTCTTGTGTAATTAACAGGTCGTGTAATGGGAAAGGAAAAAACGGCTCGTGTCTCAGACTAAAGGCATTTGCCGCGTGTctctggaagaagaaaagggaCGACATTGACAAGAGACATCGAGATAGCAACGCCAAAGAAGCGGTCTCGAGACGCAAGCTGAAGACATTCTCGTACGCCACAGACAGCGGCTGCGAGCGATGAACGCTGACGGACCAATCTTTGTTGAGATGTTCGGCGTCTATCAAACATGGGCAACAAAGACGTCTCCGAAGCAAGGGCGCCAAGCCGCGCGCAGAGAAGAATCCCGAACCTGGGACGCCCGCACGTTGTGGCATGGCAGGATGgaaatggatggatgggcttTGATATGTGATTGGCTCCTCTTACGCCTTTGCACGACGTGAGAGGGACACACCATCTCTTTTGCTCCCGCTACAGCTTGGCTATCAGGAATGGGGTTGTATCAGAAAAGGGACGCAATGAGGCTATACGcaagggggggagggggcaGAGACAGCATGAGCGTGGTGGCGGCCCCGAGTGGCGGCCCGTGGCATTTGATATCCCGCACCAAGAGTAGAAGACAAAAGGGTCTCGTCTTCCCGAAGAGGAGAGAGTTTCGCTATGGCAGCCAATCTACCAAGGCAGAGAGATAAGAGAAGAGCAAAGAGGGCTTTTGGGCGCAGAGTGTGTCAGACTCTTGATTAGCCCTTGACAACCTAACACAACCCCCCCTCAGGTGTGAAGCAAGCCATGGAACCTACGTAGCTGAACTGAACGTCAGAGAGGGTTCCAGTTCTGAGAGAAAACGTGGGATGGCAAATGGACATTGTGTCCTCATCGAATGAGATTCCCACCCTCGACAAGACAAGAAAACGTCACTGTCATCAATTCGTCCGGCGGATGGCACGGAAGGCCGAGGGATTCATGACCAGGGCCCAGCTTGCAGTTTGTTGAGTTCTGGAGTTACGTCCCCGATTTCCTCTTTGGGGCTCCTACTTAGGTGGGCAAAAAAGCCTGGGGAAAGCTGGAGAAGGCTCCGGCTGAAGAGTTGTGAGGGGGCTGGTGTGTTTGAACTGGGGCTGGTGAGATTGTAGAGAGGGGGGCA harbors:
- a CDS encoding CMP/dCMP-type deaminase domain-containing protein; amino-acid sequence: MTTPDPAVEAPAAEVSPAQEGVETSQPTKPEIRGPSEIVPNVLIDDLRESHTNRGVLIPLKTTQEVRQDHTITHAFITRAPTKQANEVITALRNMRPDDSANPLPHLRRCAKPADLPAHLKTQFMNDTSVGRQIHTAKSTWIYIIVGEVKDFTREELSTVLSPIEGMEQDLFIAKIPIPLLAPTSQVQAAMWSSQFWPTVYRKNNPLGPHPSMVARGTEEIKEDASVWMALAHRVALQAKESGIGEAMGAVIVQRDAGKVELVGLAGDARRHQECGLLDGTSNPMTHCVVRAISMVAQKLVRHERRAAGLPVQTPNLEYDAFQDGPLLEIEKQCFEQEHPNKDGYLCHGLELYVTHEPCISCSMGILHSRMGKVVFATHMPRSGGLSSDDRPDGGGRGLGLFWRRELNWSLMAWEWERDGVPDLPSVEPITHV
- a CDS encoding Ribonuclease H, translating into MNKKRSAPGAAVASAGSSSKKRKMDGVQKYYAVRAGFNPGVYLTYPECQQQTSGFRGAVFKSFVSKQDALDFVAGKKVASTSNEPDKFYAVAVGNPTGIYTDWTEASEAIKGIKGPKYKRFATRAEAVGYIKQFGNKETIDALGEEGRSHPEPEPEPVFELQPEEPPAKKTKRVPDEVPGSGPVEDVLKIYTDGSSRANGRTSARAGLGVYFGDHDRRNLSERLPGLPQTNQRAELMAILRALQIAPLEQAVQILTDSQYSINCVTQWARSWEAKGWKTANGAEVKNQDIIREVLARKAERERAGGATYFKWVKGHASSRGNIAADQLAVAGADLSPV